The following coding sequences are from one Hymenobacter sp. DG25A window:
- a CDS encoding phosphatase PAP2 family protein → MLPAARRRNLTALLVWLWLSVAASPLQAQTPAPADTVHKYEVPGQAKRWYQTKAVRATAIPVLLIGYGLSTINGNGIYSSYDAQRDLHRHFPNFHTKVDDYLVLTPYLELAATTLAGVESHNDRLNMALVIVKSELIFGAAVMALKYTTNIRRPDDSNMHSFPSGHTAQAFLAASIVHTEFRDKSQWYGVGAYTLATSVAALRMLNNRHWQSDVVAGAGIGILSAHLGYLTHRNRWGRKPIGRSIGHVSATPWQSLDATGLRVVLSLR, encoded by the coding sequence TTGTTACCTGCTGCCCGTAGGCGCAACCTAACTGCGCTGCTGGTCTGGCTGTGGCTTAGTGTTGCCGCTTCGCCGCTCCAGGCCCAAACCCCGGCCCCGGCCGACACGGTGCATAAGTATGAAGTGCCGGGCCAGGCAAAACGCTGGTATCAGACCAAGGCAGTGCGGGCCACGGCTATTCCGGTGCTGCTCATCGGGTATGGTCTTAGCACCATCAACGGCAACGGCATTTACAGCAGCTACGATGCTCAGCGCGACCTGCACCGCCATTTCCCCAACTTCCATACGAAAGTGGATGATTACCTGGTGCTGACGCCCTATCTGGAGCTGGCCGCTACCACGCTGGCCGGCGTAGAGTCGCACAACGACCGCCTGAACATGGCGTTGGTGATTGTCAAGTCCGAGTTGATTTTCGGGGCGGCGGTTATGGCCCTGAAATACACCACGAACATCCGCCGTCCCGATGACTCCAATATGCACTCCTTTCCCTCGGGCCATACGGCCCAGGCCTTTCTGGCGGCCAGCATTGTGCATACCGAGTTTCGGGATAAAAGTCAGTGGTATGGGGTAGGGGCCTATACGCTGGCCACCAGCGTAGCAGCCCTGCGCATGCTCAACAACCGCCACTGGCAGAGCGACGTGGTAGCAGGGGCCGGCATTGGCATTCTCTCGGCGCACCTGGGCTACCTCACGCACCGCAACCGCTGGGGCCGCAAGCCTATCGGCCGCTCTATCGGGCACGTATCGGCCACCCCTTGGCAAAGCCTGGATGCCACCGGCCTGCGCGTAGTGCTGAGCCTGCGCTGA
- a CDS encoding HEAT repeat domain-containing protein, translating into MQLLPCSPRAAFTAALLLGLAACAPRVPVSSPSVTAPVGPPNKYADATLRQIATAQDERSTSALLPFLSSPEAAYRREAALAFASVQDPAAVPALAQLLAADPDASVRRMAAFALGQTADTTAGAAALSARITSEPDRAVRRYALEALGRSTSRASFETLVRLPAPLLQDTSAQVGQAWGLYRAALRGITSEAAVTRVVQLLAMPTPYRARLAAANTLARIRNLNLTPFAAQITKACQTDPDYAVRAAATLALGKVTAPEVAPTLAVLARRDKDYRVRLSALRAMTKAMYSPVKEAAWDALADKEEQVALVAAEFFLANATGEPGSLFLDKANKTAPWRVRATLLAAALRQEGTNRADIRQAIEQRFAAASSVYEKGYLLKALSEDPAAYAFVEQATFAPGQPVVLGTYGIEALVALRHQPAFPAAQRPAFARALKRAISSGDVAMMGTAAEAIRDPKLASGNELPGAAFLREAQGRLVLPRDLEAWQSIQLTIDYLEKKKPTAQPIAKAATHPIDWALVQTIPAGQKAVVHTSKGPVTLLLLVEQAPGSVASFVQLVKAGFYNQKNFHRMVPNFVVQGGCPRGDGWGSSDYNLRSEFADLRYGEGAVGLASAGKDTESCQWFITHSPTPHLDGRYTIFAQVEKGMEVVSQLEIGDSIDRIELLP; encoded by the coding sequence TCACTGCGGCGCTCCTCCTGGGCCTGGCTGCCTGTGCCCCCCGTGTTCCGGTTTCCAGCCCATCCGTTACGGCGCCCGTTGGCCCGCCCAACAAGTACGCCGATGCTACCCTGCGGCAGATAGCCACTGCCCAGGATGAGCGCAGTACCAGCGCCCTGCTGCCTTTCTTGAGTAGCCCCGAGGCCGCGTACCGTCGTGAGGCCGCCCTGGCTTTCGCCTCGGTGCAGGACCCCGCCGCCGTGCCCGCGCTGGCTCAATTGTTGGCTGCTGACCCCGATGCCTCGGTGCGGCGCATGGCTGCCTTTGCGCTCGGGCAAACCGCTGATACAACTGCCGGCGCCGCGGCCCTTTCAGCGCGTATCACTTCGGAGCCCGACCGCGCCGTGCGGCGCTACGCGCTGGAGGCGCTGGGCCGCAGTACTTCCCGGGCTTCGTTTGAAACCCTGGTTCGGCTGCCGGCCCCGCTTCTGCAGGATACCAGCGCCCAGGTAGGGCAGGCGTGGGGCTTATACCGGGCCGCACTGCGCGGTATTACTTCCGAGGCCGCCGTAACGCGCGTGGTCCAGCTGCTGGCCATGCCCACGCCGTACCGGGCCCGCCTGGCCGCGGCCAATACGCTTGCCCGCATCCGCAACCTCAACCTCACGCCCTTTGCCGCCCAGATCACCAAAGCCTGCCAAACCGACCCTGACTATGCTGTGCGGGCGGCGGCTACACTGGCCCTGGGCAAAGTAACCGCCCCTGAGGTGGCGCCCACGCTGGCCGTGCTGGCCCGCCGCGACAAAGACTACCGGGTACGGTTAAGCGCGCTGCGCGCCATGACGAAAGCCATGTACAGCCCCGTAAAGGAAGCGGCCTGGGATGCCCTGGCCGATAAGGAAGAACAGGTAGCCCTGGTAGCGGCCGAATTTTTTCTGGCCAATGCCACCGGGGAACCCGGCTCTTTATTTCTTGATAAAGCCAATAAAACTGCGCCCTGGCGGGTTCGGGCCACGCTGCTGGCCGCGGCCCTCCGGCAGGAAGGGACCAACCGCGCCGATATCCGCCAGGCCATTGAGCAGCGGTTTGCCGCGGCCAGCTCCGTGTATGAGAAAGGATATTTGTTGAAAGCCTTAAGCGAAGACCCGGCGGCGTATGCATTTGTAGAGCAGGCCACCTTTGCCCCCGGCCAGCCCGTAGTGCTGGGCACTTATGGCATCGAGGCGTTGGTAGCCCTGCGCCACCAGCCGGCTTTCCCGGCGGCGCAGCGCCCTGCTTTTGCGCGGGCCCTAAAGCGCGCCATCAGCAGCGGGGATGTGGCCATGATGGGCACGGCCGCCGAGGCTATCCGGGACCCTAAGCTGGCTTCAGGCAATGAGCTGCCCGGTGCTGCTTTCCTGCGGGAGGCGCAGGGCCGCCTGGTTTTGCCCCGCGACCTGGAAGCCTGGCAGTCCATACAGCTCACCATCGATTATCTGGAGAAAAAGAAGCCCACGGCTCAGCCCATTGCCAAAGCCGCCACGCACCCTATTGACTGGGCCTTAGTGCAAACTATTCCGGCGGGGCAGAAAGCGGTGGTGCATACCAGCAAAGGTCCCGTTACGCTGCTGCTGCTGGTAGAGCAGGCGCCTGGGTCAGTGGCCAGCTTTGTGCAGCTGGTAAAAGCCGGGTTCTACAATCAGAAAAACTTCCACCGCATGGTGCCCAACTTTGTGGTGCAGGGCGGCTGCCCGCGCGGCGACGGCTGGGGCAGCTCTGATTACAATCTACGCTCCGAGTTTGCCGACCTGCGTTATGGCGAAGGAGCCGTAGGCCTGGCCTCGGCCGGGAAAGACACGGAAAGCTGCCAATGGTTTATCACCCATTCTCCTACGCCGCACCTGGATGGCCGCTACACCATTTTTGCGCAGGTAGAAAAGGGAATGGAGGTAGTCAGCCAGCTGGAAATAGGCGATAGTATTGACCGTATCGAACTGTTACCGTAA